The Clostridium sp. 'White wine YQ' genome contains a region encoding:
- a CDS encoding MarR family winged helix-turn-helix transcriptional regulator → MESSESLGKWISILNRYNQNYISKNLKEYNIGSGQYIFILNLYCNDGISQDKLSDLLAIDKGTTAKAIKKLEEAGYVRREVDETDRRAYKLYVTQKALDIKPIITRVLNESSSFLSFDFTEGEKLLALKLLKKMSDNAIRYLE, encoded by the coding sequence TTGGAGAGTAGTGAATCCTTAGGTAAATGGATATCTATATTAAATAGGTATAATCAAAATTATATTAGCAAGAACTTAAAAGAATATAATATAGGCAGCGGTCAATACATATTCATCTTAAATTTATATTGTAATGATGGAATAAGCCAAGATAAGCTTTCTGATCTCCTAGCAATAGATAAGGGAACAACCGCAAAGGCTATAAAAAAACTTGAAGAAGCTGGCTATGTTAGACGAGAAGTTGATGAAACAGATCGTAGGGCCTATAAGCTTTATGTTACCCAAAAAGCACTTGATATAAAACCAATAATTACTAGGGTTCTTAATGAGTCCAGTTCATTTCTATCCTTTGATTTTACAGAGGGAGAAAAACTTCTAGCCTTAAAATTATTAAAGAAAATGTCTGATAATGCAATTAGATATTTAGAATAA
- a CDS encoding MATE family efflux transporter translates to MNTTNELGTESVGKLLLKFSIPAIIGMLVNVLYSIVDRIFVGRGVGSLPLSGVAVTFPITNVIMAFGMLAGIGAGAVISIKLGQNKKEEAEHILGNAFVLLVIFSVFITVVGILFLEPILRILGASEDIMLYAKEFSFIIFLGVIFQNIAFGLNSVIRSQGDPKTAMVTMLLGAFINFIANPLFIFVFKLGVRGSALSTVISQMITATWTLWFFLKGKGLLKLKRENLKLDSHIIKQIIAIGMSPFVMQLAASVVTITFNKSLENYGGSIAIGAMALVTSINMLILMPIFGINQGVQPIIGYNYGAKNYKRVKKALKYAVMGATAITVFGFIMVELFPVQIIKVFNSDDVGLVDMGSRGLTIFLLMLPIVGFTIVGTNYFQAIAKAKLSMILGLLRQVLFLIPLIIILPNYFKLDGIWMAQPIADFVTTVVTGVFVYREMKILTKSEQKDKEEEFTKGDLEAKVADI, encoded by the coding sequence ATGAATACAACAAATGAATTAGGCACTGAAAGTGTAGGGAAACTTCTTTTGAAATTTTCTATTCCAGCAATTATTGGTATGTTAGTGAATGTACTCTATAGTATTGTAGATAGAATATTTGTTGGAAGAGGGGTAGGATCACTACCGCTTTCAGGTGTAGCAGTAACATTCCCAATAACAAATGTCATTATGGCATTTGGTATGCTTGCAGGAATAGGTGCAGGTGCAGTTATTTCTATAAAACTAGGTCAGAATAAAAAAGAAGAAGCAGAACATATTTTAGGAAATGCATTCGTTTTACTTGTTATATTCTCAGTATTTATTACTGTCGTAGGAATACTTTTCCTTGAACCTATACTTAGGATACTAGGGGCAAGTGAAGATATAATGCTATATGCAAAAGAATTTTCTTTTATTATTTTCCTTGGTGTTATATTTCAAAATATTGCTTTTGGATTAAATTCAGTTATTAGGTCACAAGGTGATCCTAAAACGGCAATGGTTACAATGTTGTTAGGAGCTTTTATAAATTTTATAGCTAATCCTTTATTTATATTTGTATTTAAGTTGGGAGTAAGAGGGTCAGCTTTATCAACTGTTATCTCACAAATGATAACTGCCACTTGGACACTTTGGTTCTTCCTAAAAGGTAAGGGGCTATTGAAGCTTAAGAGAGAAAACCTAAAATTAGATTCTCATATTATTAAGCAAATAATAGCAATTGGTATGTCTCCTTTTGTAATGCAATTAGCCGCAAGTGTAGTTACCATTACATTTAACAAGAGTTTAGAAAATTACGGTGGTTCTATTGCTATAGGAGCTATGGCGCTAGTAACAAGCATTAATATGCTTATATTAATGCCTATATTCGGAATAAATCAAGGGGTTCAGCCTATTATTGGATACAATTACGGTGCAAAAAATTACAAGAGAGTTAAAAAGGCACTTAAGTATGCCGTTATGGGAGCTACAGCAATTACAGTATTCGGATTTATAATGGTAGAACTTTTCCCAGTTCAAATAATAAAGGTATTTAATAGTGATGATGTTGGTCTAGTAGATATGGGATCAAGAGGACTTACTATATTTTTATTAATGTTACCAATTGTAGGCTTCACTATAGTTGGAACTAATTATTTCCAAGCTATAGCGAAAGCAAAACTTTCTATGATACTAGGACTACTTAGACAAGTATTATTTTTAATACCATTGATAATAATACTACCTAATTACTTTAAATTAGATGGTATTTGGATGGCTCAACCTATAGCTGACTTTGTTACAACTGTTGTTACAGGTGTGTTTGTTTATAGGGAAATGAAGATACTTACTAAGTCTGAACAAAAAGATAAGGAAGAAGAGTTTACTAAAGGTGATTTAGAAGCTAAAGTTGCAGATATTTAA
- a CDS encoding C40 family peptidase codes for MDKKKIVQLLMATAATSTGVIISNHAAYAATNTTSVANIQQFTKKGQVINVSTNLRVRSGAGASYSIIGYLVNGQTFSILGSEGDWYNIQYDGRSGYVSKDYVKEVSSGGVVTTPTNNIISSSSKGEVVNISSSLRIRSSNSTNSSVVGYLNNGQTFDIKGKSGDWYSIQANGISGYVHKDYVKEISTSSGSTNPPVTTTPTQTPSQNTGSKKGVVYNVNSNLRLRSKASTGSDSRVVAYLLPGATFDVLGMYGDWYNVNYNGNIGYLLKDYVKLVDGTSYNNSSDANNSNTPSNPSAYNKILSSLKAQIGSPYVYGGAGELLTTAYLNTIKQNFSVEASRGVYDLAAKYVDKGYRAFDCSGFVQWGYKQAGITIGRTTWDQINNGVEVSVSDAKPGDLLFYSDISHVGMYIGNGQWIESPNSKDYVKIVNVNWSKIGRVRRILK; via the coding sequence GTGGATAAAAAGAAAATAGTTCAATTACTTATGGCAACTGCAGCCACATCAACAGGTGTTATTATTTCAAATCATGCAGCATATGCAGCAACAAATACAACTTCAGTAGCAAATATTCAGCAATTCACCAAAAAAGGACAAGTTATTAATGTTAGCACGAATCTTAGAGTAAGATCAGGTGCAGGAGCTAGCTATTCAATAATTGGATACTTAGTAAATGGACAAACTTTTAGTATATTAGGTTCAGAAGGTGATTGGTACAATATACAGTATGATGGCAGAAGTGGATATGTAAGTAAGGATTATGTTAAGGAAGTCTCATCAGGTGGTGTTGTAACTACACCTACGAATAATATAATTTCTTCTTCATCTAAAGGAGAAGTTGTTAATATAAGTAGTAGTTTAAGAATAAGATCATCTAATAGTACTAATTCATCAGTTGTTGGATATTTAAATAATGGACAAACATTTGACATAAAGGGCAAATCAGGAGATTGGTATTCCATACAAGCAAATGGAATAAGCGGATATGTACATAAAGATTATGTTAAAGAGATTAGTACTTCATCAGGATCTACTAATCCTCCAGTGACAACCACGCCAACTCAAACTCCGTCACAAAATACAGGAAGTAAAAAAGGCGTAGTTTATAATGTTAACTCTAATCTAAGATTAAGAAGTAAAGCAAGTACTGGGTCAGACAGTAGAGTAGTAGCATACTTATTACCTGGAGCAACTTTTGATGTCTTAGGAATGTATGGGGATTGGTATAACGTTAATTACAATGGAAACATAGGATACTTACTTAAGGATTATGTTAAGTTAGTAGATGGGACTAGCTATAATAATAGCAGTGATGCTAATAATTCCAATACTCCAAGTAATCCTTCAGCCTATAATAAGATACTAAGTTCATTAAAAGCACAAATTGGATCTCCATATGTATATGGTGGGGCAGGAGAATTATTAACAACAGCCTACTTAAATACTATAAAACAAAATTTTTCAGTTGAGGCATCAAGAGGAGTTTATGATTTGGCTGCAAAATATGTAGATAAGGGATATAGAGCATTTGATTGTTCAGGTTTTGTTCAATGGGGATATAAACAAGCAGGAATAACTATCGGAAGAACTACTTGGGATCAAATTAATAATGGAGTGGAAGTATCTGTTTCAGATGCAAAACCAGGAGATCTTTTATTCTACAGTGATATTAGTCATGTAGGTATGTACATAGGAAATGGACAATGGATAGAGTCCCCAAACTCTAAGGACTATGTGAAGATTGTAAATGTAAATTGGAGTAAGATAGGTCGAGTTAGAAGAATACTAAAATAG
- the ltaE gene encoding low-specificity L-threonine aldolase, which produces MSKIIDLRSDTVTEPTERMREAMFKATVGDDVYEDDPTVKELEKYAATLVGKEAAIFVPSGTFGNQLAIFTHCKRGDEVILGEDCHIVAHEVGAAAVIAGVQLRALATKRGKMDVSKVESIIRAEQEDIHFPGTSLICLENAYSNGSVVDLEYMKTIYNIAEKRNLKVHLDGARLFNAATHLQVDVKEIVKCCDSVMFCLSKGLCSPIGSILAGNKEFIEKARKKRKLMGGGLRQVGFLAASGLISLKEMTGRLSEDHDNARYLASRLEEISGITVDKDNLDINMVFFKLENCSKSSKEICEAFLNKGIKINPPEAGKMRFVTHYWVNKEDIDYVVNVMKELI; this is translated from the coding sequence ATGAGTAAAATTATAGATTTAAGAAGTGATACAGTAACAGAGCCAACTGAAAGAATGAGAGAAGCTATGTTTAAGGCAACTGTAGGTGACGATGTATATGAGGATGATCCTACTGTAAAAGAATTAGAAAAATACGCAGCTACCTTAGTTGGAAAAGAGGCAGCAATATTTGTCCCTAGTGGAACTTTTGGGAATCAACTAGCTATATTTACCCATTGTAAAAGAGGAGACGAAGTAATATTAGGTGAAGATTGCCACATAGTTGCTCATGAAGTTGGTGCAGCAGCCGTAATTGCAGGTGTTCAACTTAGAGCGTTAGCAACAAAAAGAGGAAAAATGGATGTTTCAAAGGTTGAATCTATAATTAGAGCAGAACAGGAAGATATTCATTTTCCAGGTACATCTTTGATTTGTTTAGAGAATGCATATTCAAATGGATCGGTGGTAGACCTAGAATACATGAAAACAATTTATAATATAGCAGAAAAAAGGAATTTAAAGGTACATTTAGACGGAGCGAGATTATTTAATGCAGCAACTCATCTACAAGTTGATGTAAAAGAGATCGTTAAATGTTGTGATTCAGTAATGTTTTGTTTATCTAAGGGTTTATGCTCTCCAATAGGCTCTATATTAGCAGGAAACAAGGAATTTATAGAAAAAGCTAGAAAGAAAAGAAAGCTAATGGGCGGTGGCTTAAGACAAGTTGGCTTTTTAGCAGCTTCAGGACTTATTTCACTTAAAGAAATGACTGGCAGGTTAAGTGAAGATCATGATAATGCAAGATACCTAGCAAGTAGATTAGAGGAGATTTCAGGTATAACTGTTGATAAAGATAATCTTGACATTAATATGGTTTTCTTCAAACTTGAAAATTGCAGTAAGAGTTCTAAGGAGATATGTGAGGCATTTTTAAACAAAGGAATAAAAATAAATCCACCAGAAGCAGGAAAGATGAGATTTGTGACACACTATTGGGTTAATAAAGAAGATATCGATTATGTTGTTAATGTGATGAAGGAATTAATATAG
- a CDS encoding efflux RND transporter periplasmic adaptor subunit, translated as MKRKLVKYIVAAVVVIAVATGGYVGYNKFFASKATATSAQYMTVSATKTNIAVNVQGTGAAFAGTTKDISANNNGTLTGLNVKVGDTVKAGDTLFVSDSQDVKQNLDKAKSNLDKANSQSSASNTNSQVADAQAAVNQAQSELTQATNRLNSMTSTSPVSGNVTAVNDSNGDYVGAGKPILTITDSNGKVVQVTANNSGTIEGLSVTVGSAVSAGQKLFTTDNQDLKNAVSSAQDDLNKAKSALSSAQRQSSSSSDTSGVSDAQSQYNSASEQVSKMTVTSPIDGVVTQENNANGDDVQSGKSVLTVVDPSSIKVKVAIDEMDINKVKVGQKAQIKFDAISDKTFDGSVESIALTGASNNNVTTYDVVVSVANPTDIKIGMNANVNISVENKDDVLAVPTEALVDRNGTKYVMVESASGAANSSNNSSNNSANSNQKGSYSGGGNSGRAGGRMGGTYSGAGRLVEVKTGIQNENYVEILDGLTEGEKVLIALPKTTTTSTTGNRSGFGGMGGLGGSMGGGASRQSGGGNSGNGSNGNSSNAKSSNGTSKGN; from the coding sequence ATGAAGAGAAAGCTAGTGAAATACATTGTTGCAGCAGTAGTTGTAATTGCAGTAGCTACGGGAGGATATGTAGGATACAATAAGTTTTTTGCCAGTAAAGCTACGGCTACAAGTGCTCAATACATGACTGTATCAGCTACAAAAACAAATATTGCTGTAAATGTACAGGGGACAGGAGCAGCCTTTGCAGGTACAACTAAGGATATATCTGCAAATAATAATGGTACACTAACTGGACTTAATGTAAAGGTAGGAGATACTGTTAAGGCAGGAGATACTTTGTTTGTTTCTGACAGCCAAGATGTAAAGCAAAACTTAGATAAAGCAAAAAGTAATTTAGATAAGGCAAATTCTCAGTCATCAGCTAGTAATACAAATAGTCAAGTTGCAGATGCACAAGCCGCAGTAAATCAAGCTCAAAGTGAGCTTACACAGGCTACTAATAGATTAAATTCAATGACATCAACATCACCTGTAAGTGGAAATGTAACTGCAGTGAATGATAGTAATGGGGATTATGTTGGAGCTGGAAAACCTATTTTAACAATTACAGATTCTAATGGAAAAGTGGTACAAGTTACTGCTAATAATAGTGGAACAATAGAAGGATTAAGTGTGACAGTTGGTAGTGCTGTTAGCGCAGGTCAAAAATTATTTACTACTGATAATCAAGACTTAAAAAATGCTGTTTCTAGTGCACAAGATGACTTGAATAAAGCAAAATCAGCATTGTCATCAGCTCAAAGGCAATCAAGTTCAAGTTCAGATACTTCAGGTGTTAGTGATGCGCAAAGTCAATATAATTCAGCTTCAGAGCAAGTGAGTAAAATGACAGTGACTTCACCAATTGATGGAGTTGTAACGCAAGAAAATAATGCCAATGGTGATGATGTACAGTCTGGAAAATCAGTATTAACAGTGGTAGATCCATCATCAATAAAGGTTAAAGTTGCTATAGATGAAATGGATATAAACAAGGTTAAGGTTGGGCAAAAAGCTCAGATTAAGTTTGATGCAATTAGTGATAAAACTTTTGATGGTTCAGTAGAATCTATAGCTTTAACAGGAGCATCAAATAATAATGTAACTACATATGATGTTGTAGTTTCAGTAGCAAATCCAACAGATATTAAAATCGGAATGAACGCTAATGTAAATATATCAGTTGAAAATAAGGATGACGTTTTAGCCGTACCTACAGAAGCTTTAGTAGATAGAAATGGAACTAAATATGTAATGGTAGAAAGTGCGTCAGGAGCAGCTAATAGTTCAAATAATAGTTCAAATAATAGTGCAAACAGTAATCAAAAAGGTTCATATTCAGGTGGTGGAAACTCTGGAAGAGCTGGTGGGAGAATGGGAGGAACATATTCAGGAGCTGGAAGACTTGTTGAGGTTAAAACAGGAATTCAAAATGAAAACTATGTAGAAATTTTGGATGGGTTAACTGAAGGAGAAAAAGTTTTAATTGCACTACCAAAGACTACTACTACTAGTACTACTGGAAATAGAAGCGGCTTTGGTGGAATGGGAGGCCTTGGCGGCAGCATGGGCGGCGGAGCAAGTAGACAATCAGGTGGTGGAAATTCAGGCAATGGTAGTAATGGCAATAGCAGTAATGCTAAAAGTAGTAATGGCACAAGTAAAGGAAATTAA
- a CDS encoding ABC transporter ATP-binding protein encodes MANKIDQTEVIKMKNINKTYPMGSSEFIALDDVNLTITKGEYVAIVGPSGAGKSTLMNIIGCLDTATKGDYFLDGLDTRCSDSKLAEIRNKKIGFIFQNYNLLPKLSVLENVELPLVYLGLSNSKIKEKSLVALKKVGLESHLKHKPTELSGGQKQRVAIARALVTEPQIILADEPTGALDSKTGKEVLQMMKELNNEGNTIVMITHDMEIAQEAHRIITVKDGRITSDSMKEGEVS; translated from the coding sequence ATGGCAAATAAAATAGACCAAACCGAAGTAATTAAAATGAAAAATATAAATAAAACTTATCCAATGGGAAGTAGTGAATTTATAGCTTTAGATGATGTTAACCTTACAATAACTAAAGGCGAATATGTAGCGATAGTAGGGCCTTCGGGGGCTGGTAAATCAACCTTAATGAATATAATAGGATGCCTAGATACCGCTACAAAGGGAGATTATTTTCTTGATGGGCTAGATACTAGATGCAGTGATTCTAAGCTTGCGGAGATAAGAAATAAAAAAATTGGGTTTATATTTCAAAACTATAATTTGTTACCTAAGCTAAGTGTTTTAGAGAATGTCGAGTTACCACTTGTATATTTAGGACTTTCAAATAGTAAAATAAAAGAAAAATCACTAGTGGCTCTAAAAAAGGTTGGGTTAGAATCACATCTTAAACATAAACCAACAGAATTATCTGGAGGACAGAAACAAAGAGTTGCAATAGCAAGAGCTTTAGTTACCGAGCCTCAAATAATTTTAGCCGATGAACCTACTGGGGCATTAGACAGTAAAACTGGTAAAGAAGTTCTTCAGATGATGAAGGAACTCAATAATGAAGGAAATACAATAGTTATGATTACACATGATATGGAGATAGCACAGGAAGCTCATAGAATTATTACTGTTAAAGATGGTAGAATAACCTCTGATAGCATGAAAGAAGGTGAAGTTAGCTAA